One genomic window of Marinobacter adhaerens HP15 includes the following:
- a CDS encoding CDP-archaeol synthase, whose protein sequence is MLIILELFVMLVLANGTPVVAAGLLKNRWSAPVDGGRLLSDGRPVFGESKTWRGVVSGALACGLFAQFTGLGFVFGLLFGLLGLGGDLLSSFIKRRMGLESSARAVGLDQIPEALLPMLLAMWWLPVSLWVVLVVVVVFTLSNIYGSPLLYRLGIRRQPH, encoded by the coding sequence TTGCTGATCATCCTGGAGCTGTTTGTGATGCTGGTGCTGGCCAACGGCACGCCGGTGGTTGCCGCCGGGCTGCTGAAAAACCGCTGGTCGGCCCCGGTGGACGGCGGTCGACTGCTGTCCGATGGCCGCCCCGTATTTGGTGAAAGCAAAACCTGGCGGGGTGTTGTATCCGGTGCACTGGCCTGCGGGCTTTTCGCCCAGTTTACCGGGCTGGGATTCGTGTTCGGGCTTCTGTTCGGCCTGCTGGGGCTGGGAGGAGATCTTCTGAGCAGCTTCATCAAGCGCCGAATGGGTTTGGAATCGAGTGCCCGGGCTGTCGGGCTGGATCAGATCCCGGAAGCCCTCCTGCCCATGCTGCTGGCGATGTGGTGGCTGCCGGTGAGCCTGTGGGTAGTGTTGGTTGTCGTGGTGGTTTTTACCCTGTCCAACATCTATGGCTCACCGCTGCTCTACCGTCTCGGTATACGCCGGCAGCCCCACTAA
- a CDS encoding class II fumarate hydratase: MSEFRTETDSLGDVQVPADALWGAQTQRAVENFPVSGQPMPQPFIAAVAQIKRAAAEANTSLGLLDNDLRDAISQACEDLVKGEYADQFPVDRYQTGSGTSTNMNVNEVIASIARNAGFEVHPNDHVNMSQSSNDVIPTAIHVSAVIAAKEKLLPALSHLCGVIYEQEAAFSSQVKTGRTHLMDAMPVTLGQELKTWREQLLAVEKRVEAAADELLAVPQGGTAVGTGINALPEFPGQFVKFLRANTGYPFTSLDHKFTGQSAVDAPVALSAQLRGAAIVLTKIANDLRWMNSGPIHGLAEISLPALQPGSSIMPGKVNPVIPESVAMVGAQVMGLDSAVAIAGQSGNFQLNVMLPLVGGNLLDMTDLLANAAIMLADKAIKDFTVNADNLNAGVGKNPVLVTALNPEIGYSLAADIAKEAYKTGRPVIDVAEERSGLSRERLEELMDPLKLTRGGIA; the protein is encoded by the coding sequence ATGAGCGAATTCAGAACGGAAACCGACAGCCTCGGGGACGTCCAGGTACCTGCTGATGCGCTCTGGGGCGCTCAAACCCAGCGGGCGGTGGAAAACTTCCCGGTCAGTGGCCAGCCAATGCCTCAGCCGTTTATTGCCGCCGTTGCCCAGATCAAGCGCGCAGCCGCCGAGGCCAATACCAGCCTGGGCCTGCTGGACAACGATCTGCGGGATGCGATCTCTCAGGCTTGCGAAGATCTGGTCAAGGGCGAGTACGCGGATCAGTTTCCGGTAGACCGCTACCAGACCGGCTCCGGCACCAGCACCAATATGAATGTCAACGAGGTGATCGCCAGTATCGCCCGCAACGCAGGCTTCGAGGTGCACCCGAACGATCACGTGAACATGAGCCAGAGCTCCAACGACGTGATTCCAACGGCGATCCACGTGAGTGCCGTGATTGCAGCCAAGGAGAAGCTGCTGCCGGCGCTGTCACATCTTTGCGGTGTGATCTACGAGCAGGAAGCGGCGTTTTCCAGCCAGGTAAAAACCGGCCGCACCCACCTGATGGATGCCATGCCGGTGACCCTCGGCCAGGAGTTGAAAACCTGGCGCGAACAGCTTCTGGCCGTGGAAAAGCGGGTAGAAGCCGCAGCTGATGAGCTGTTGGCCGTTCCCCAGGGCGGCACGGCGGTGGGTACCGGAATCAATGCGCTACCGGAATTTCCGGGCCAGTTCGTCAAGTTCCTGCGGGCCAACACCGGCTATCCTTTTACGTCGCTCGATCACAAATTCACCGGCCAGAGCGCGGTGGATGCCCCGGTGGCCCTCTCCGCACAATTGCGCGGAGCAGCCATCGTGCTGACCAAGATCGCCAACGATCTGCGCTGGATGAACAGCGGCCCTATTCACGGCCTGGCTGAAATCAGTCTTCCGGCATTGCAACCGGGCAGCAGTATCATGCCGGGCAAGGTCAATCCGGTCATCCCGGAGTCCGTGGCCATGGTCGGCGCCCAGGTGATGGGGCTGGACAGCGCCGTGGCCATTGCCGGTCAGTCCGGTAATTTCCAGCTCAACGTGATGCTCCCGCTGGTGGGCGGCAACCTGCTGGACATGACCGATTTGCTCGCCAATGCGGCCATCATGCTGGCGGACAAGGCGATCAAGGATTTCACGGTCAATGCCGACAATCTGAACGCGGGCGTGGGCAAGAATCCTGTACTGGTGACAGCGCTTAATCCCGAGATCGGCTACAGCCTGGCGGCAGACATCGCCAAGGAAGCGTATAAAACGGGCCGGCCAGTCATCGATGTAGCGGAGGAACGCAGCGGCCTGAGCCGGGAGCGGCTTGAGGAGTTGATGGATCCGCTCAAGCTGACTCGGGGCGGTATCGCCTGA